The Euphorbia lathyris chromosome 2, ddEupLath1.1, whole genome shotgun sequence genome includes a window with the following:
- the LOC136220043 gene encoding major allergen Pru ar 1-like has protein sequence MGIVTFETVIACALPPSRIFKAVVFNLTELLSKVMPQAIKSVDIVQGDGGVGTIRQVNFAEGIPFKYVKESVEAIDEEKLTYTYTVIEGDVLKGVEKIQNDIKFEASSDGVGTIITNKSHYYTIGDHQISEDESNGKDQMTIALFKALEAYLLANPDI, from the exons atgggaaTTGTGACATTTGAAACAGTGATTGCCTGTGCACTTCCTCCTTCCAGAATATTCAAAGCAGTTGTCTTCAATCTCACTGAACTTCTTAGCAAAGTCATGCCTCAAGCTATTAAGAGTGTTGATATTGTTCAAGGAGATGGTGGAGTTGGGACTATCAGACAAGTCAACTTTGCTGAAG GTATTCCATTCAAGTATGTGAAGGAGAGTGTAGAAGCCATAGATGAAGAGAAGCTAACTTATACATACACAGTAATTGAAGGTGATGTTTTGAAAGGAGTTGAGAAGATACAAAATGACATTAAGTTTGAAGCATCTTCAGATGGAGTTGGAACCATTATTACAAACAAGAGCCATTACTACACTATTGGTGATCATCAGATTAGTGAAGATGAAAGTAATGGAAAAGATCAAATGACCATTGCTTTATTTAAAGCTCTTGAAGCTTATCTTCTTGCTAATCCTGATATCTAG